CAGACATGGGTGAGGAATAAATTAAATAGGTTTATaaacacagagcaaacaaaatgcTCTTTGAGCTGCCTCAGTGTTATTTAAGCCACTTTCTTCCATGCAGCTCATATTGAGACCTGCGCTTTCCCCTTCAGGGCAGGCAGACAGGCTGCCTTTGTCAGCCTGCTGTTAAGACTATGTACAAGAAGACAGAATATTAAGAAGACAATATGTGAAGATTTCTTGGGGGCAAGGAGACACCTGTAGCATTGTCCTTGGCTCTGCTGTTTGTGGCACGTCTGCTCTGGGTCGCATGATGACGCCATACAGCCTTTCCTGCAGCTAGGTTTCTGTTTGCTCCCAGTCTTCCCTCTACTGCTTCTCCTACGTGGTGCAGACCAGGCTCCCTAGGAGAACAGCTTGCCTGTTCTCTGCTGTGCCGCTTCCCAGCGAGAATCACAGTTAGAGTCGTACTTTTTTTCCAGGTGGTGAGGTAGGTCCCCTTCCAGTTCACGTTGCAAGCACAGATCAGCAGGACATCTTGGCAGCAGGGtccagaggaagagaggaacaGTTTGGGGACAGCCATGGAAGTCGGTGTGGCTCCCCAGAGGTGCAGCAAGGTGactgtgaggaggaggagggggaagcgGCTAAGCTGTCTTGCTCTGATATCAGCCTGGTGAAAAGACAGGAGAGAAGGGTGGCAGCAGCGTCACGGCAAGTCCCTTGTGCAGAGCGGCCCACCATCTGCTCCGAGTGTGGCAAGGGCTTCAGTCGGAGCACCCACCTCATCCAGCACCAGCGAATGCACACTGGGGAGCGCCCGTTCCTGTGCGGGGAGTGTGGCAAGGGCTTCAGCCAGAGCTCTCATCTCATCCAGCACCGGCGGGTCCACACAGGCCAGAAACCCTACACCTGTGCTGAGTGTGGGAAGAGCTTCAGCCAGAGCTCCAACCTCCTCAAGCACCAGCGTATCCACACTGGGCTAAAACCCTACGTGTGTGGCGAGTGCGGGAAGATTTTCAGCGACAGCTCCACCTGCATCAAACACCAGCGCATGCATACGGGCGAGCGGCCCTACAAGTGCCCAGCTTGCGGGAAAAGCTTCAGCCAACACTCCCACCTCCTTCAGCACCAGCGAGCCCACGACGGCATCCGGCCTTATGCCTGCGGGCAGTGTGGCAAACGTTTTGGGCAGAGCTCTGACCTGATTAACCATGCTCATACCCACACCGGCGAGAAGCCTTACAAATGCAGCCAGTGCGGCCGGGGCTTCAGTGGCAACTCCAACCTGATCAAGCATACCCGCATCCACACTGGGGAGCAGCCGTACCGCTGCACCCAGTGTGGGGAGAGCTTTCGGTTCCAGCCCCAGCTGGTGCGCCACCAGAAGCACCATACGGAGTAGTTGGTGGCGGGGAGAAGGCCACGCAGACCATAGGCAGCTACCTGGTGTTGGGAAGACACACGGCTGCTCCCTGGACACTTCATTTGGGGCATGAATTTTGGGGGAGGGATCCCTCAGAGCCTGTCCCCTTTACTTCTGGGTAAATCTGTTGGCAAGCATTGGCCAAGAGGCCGCTGCCGAACAAACTACTGCATGTTCACTGCGGCGCAGTGGTTCTGAGCCCTTCttttggggatggggaagagaaaggtGCTCACAGCACAGTACATTCAAGGTCAGAAAGGAGAACATAGAGGCATTCCAAGGATCAGTgcctttttctgttatttctagTGGGGAGTGATTTTTATTCCAGTAAAAAA
The Phalacrocorax aristotelis chromosome 1, bGulAri2.1, whole genome shotgun sequence DNA segment above includes these coding regions:
- the LOC142061609 gene encoding uncharacterized protein LOC142061609, whose protein sequence is MDQGEEQDHEALEEADMGGEVGPLPVHVASTDQQDILAAGSRGREEQFGDSHGSRCGSPEVQQGDCEEEEGEAAKLSCSDISLVKRQERRVAAASRQVPCAERPTICSECGKGFSRSTHLIQHQRMHTGERPFLCGECGKGFSQSSHLIQHRRVHTGQKPYTCAECGKSFSQSSNLLKHQRIHTGLKPYVCGECGKIFSDSSTCIKHQRMHTGERPYKCPACGKSFSQHSHLLQHQRAHDGIRPYACGQCGKRFGQSSDLINHAHTHTGEKPYKCSQCGRGFSGNSNLIKHTRIHTGEQPYRCTQCGESFRFQPQLVRHQKHHTE